One uncultured Gellertiella sp. genomic window carries:
- the rdgB gene encoding RdgB/HAM1 family non-canonical purine NTP pyrophosphatase — MRKLETRTIVVASHNQGKIREIADLIGPLGFSAKSAAELNFVEPDETGTSFEENAAIKALASAKASGLPALSDDSGLVIDALDGAPGVYTANWAERLDGSRDFGMAMQKVEDALQKKGARLPGERSGRFVSVLCLAWPDGHLELFRGEIEGTVVWPPRGTSGFGYDPIFQPEGHERTFGEMTAEEKHGWVPGAPEALSHRARAFKRFVETCLEASAR, encoded by the coding sequence ATGCGCAAGCTCGAGACCAGGACCATCGTTGTCGCCAGCCATAACCAGGGCAAGATCCGTGAAATCGCCGATCTGATCGGCCCGCTCGGCTTTTCGGCGAAATCTGCCGCCGAGCTGAACTTCGTCGAGCCCGACGAGACCGGCACCAGCTTCGAGGAAAATGCCGCGATCAAGGCGCTGGCGTCGGCAAAGGCCTCGGGCCTGCCTGCACTGTCGGATGACAGCGGCCTTGTCATCGATGCGCTGGACGGCGCGCCGGGTGTCTATACCGCCAACTGGGCGGAAAGGCTGGACGGCAGCCGGGATTTCGGCATGGCGATGCAAAAGGTCGAGGATGCCCTGCAAAAGAAGGGCGCGCGCCTCCCCGGCGAGCGATCGGGCCGCTTCGTCAGCGTGCTCTGCCTTGCCTGGCCGGATGGCCATCTGGAACTGTTTCGCGGCGAGATCGAGGGCACTGTCGTCTGGCCGCCGCGCGGCACGTCCGGTTTCGGCTATGACCCGATCTTCCAGCCGGAAGGCCATGAACGGACCTTTGGCGAGATGACGGCGGAGGAAAAACATGGCTGGGTGCCGGGCGCGCCTGAGGCGCTCTCCCACCGCGCCCGCGCCTTCAAGCGCTTCGTCGAGACCTGCCTGGAGGCATCGGCACGCTGA